In Halobacterium sp. R2-5, the following are encoded in one genomic region:
- a CDS encoding universal stress protein, protein MYDDVLLPTDGSDAADAAVPHAIELADRYGARLHVLYVADTTEYSTVTFENEVVDPLEQEGRDVVDEVVETASAHNVETVGAVLKGGAYETILQYVEDEGVDVVVMGTHGRRGLDRALLGSVTERIVRTSDVPVLTVREDDEG, encoded by the coding sequence ATGTACGACGACGTCTTGTTGCCGACCGACGGGAGCGACGCGGCGGACGCGGCGGTACCCCACGCCATCGAGCTCGCGGACCGCTACGGCGCCCGGCTGCACGTCCTCTACGTCGCGGACACCACGGAGTACAGCACCGTCACGTTCGAGAACGAGGTGGTCGACCCGCTCGAACAGGAAGGCCGCGACGTCGTCGACGAGGTCGTCGAGACGGCGTCCGCACATAACGTCGAGACGGTCGGCGCCGTACTGAAGGGCGGCGCGTACGAGACGATTCTCCAGTACGTCGAGGACGAGGGCGTCGACGTCGTGGTGATGGGGACGCACGGCCGCCGCGGCCTCGACCGCGCGCTCCTGGGGAGCGTCACCGAGCGCATCGTCCGCACCTCGGACGTGCCCGTGCTGACCGTCCGGGAGGACGACGAGGGGTAG